One window of Alkaliphilus metalliredigens QYMF genomic DNA carries:
- the hprK gene encoding HPr(Ser) kinase/phosphatase: MKSITVEKLMKDLNMEELNSIEATALLISTTDLNRPGMQLAGFFDYFAYERIQIIGKVEHRYLETLDTKTRKERLDRMMSYDIPCLIISRGLEVPEELLCTANKYQRKILRSHKNTTKLISKVINYLEDTLAPTITLHGVLMDIYGVGVLITGKSGIGKSETAVELIKRGHLLVADDAVEIKRIGHEVLQGCAPEIIRHMIEVRGIGILDVKSLFGVGAIKIKTDIDLIIDLEEWDSTKSYDRLGLDDNHREILGMKIDEVTIPIKPARNIALIIEVAARNHRQKKMGYHAAQEFNDRLMKSLEEKSQQ; encoded by the coding sequence ATGAAATCAATTACAGTAGAAAAACTAATGAAGGATTTAAACATGGAGGAGCTAAATAGTATAGAAGCAACAGCCCTCTTGATTTCAACCACAGACTTAAATCGACCAGGTATGCAGCTAGCAGGATTCTTCGATTATTTTGCCTATGAGCGTATTCAAATTATAGGAAAGGTTGAGCACCGTTACCTGGAAACATTGGACACAAAAACAAGGAAGGAACGATTGGACCGAATGATGTCCTATGACATTCCTTGTTTAATCATTAGTAGAGGCTTAGAGGTGCCAGAGGAGCTGTTATGTACTGCCAACAAATATCAGCGTAAAATCTTACGAAGTCATAAAAACACAACAAAGCTAATTAGTAAGGTAATCAACTATTTAGAGGATACATTGGCGCCTACGATTACCCTCCACGGTGTTTTGATGGATATTTATGGTGTAGGCGTGCTCATCACAGGAAAAAGTGGAATCGGAAAGAGTGAAACCGCCGTAGAGTTGATTAAACGAGGTCACCTACTTGTTGCTGATGATGCAGTGGAAATTAAGCGGATTGGGCACGAAGTCTTGCAGGGATGTGCACCGGAGATTATTCGTCACATGATTGAAGTGAGAGGAATTGGAATTTTAGATGTTAAGAGTCTTTTTGGAGTGGGTGCCATTAAAATCAAAACAGATATTGATCTGATCATTGATTTAGAGGAGTGGGATTCCACCAAAAGCTATGACAGATTAGGATTAGATGACAACCATAGGGAAATATTAGGGATGAAGATAGATGAGGTAACCATACCCATTAAGCCTGCACGAAACATCGCACTGATTATTGAAGTGGCAGCGAGAAATCATAGGCAAAAGAAAATGGGTTATCATGCAGCTCAGGAATTTAATGATAGGCTAATGAAATCACTAGAAGAAAAATCACAACAATGA
- a CDS encoding PspC domain-containing protein: MMKKKLYLSHVDKKISGVCGGIAEYFDVDPTVVRLGWVILTIFSAGFPGIIAYVIASWVMPSQIQRY; encoded by the coding sequence ATGATGAAAAAGAAACTGTATCTATCCCATGTAGATAAGAAAATATCAGGTGTTTGTGGAGGTATTGCTGAGTATTTTGATGTTGACCCAACCGTTGTTAGATTAGGATGGGTGATATTAACCATATTTTCAGCTGGATTTCCGGGAATTATTGCTTATGTTATCGCTAGCTGGGTGATGCCCAGTCAAATTCAAAGGTATTAA
- the uvrC gene encoding excinuclease ABC subunit UvrC produces MFDIKEQLKLLPDKPGVYLMKNKANEIIYVGKAISLKNRVRQYFQSSNNQHPKVRAMVTHINFFEYIVTDSELEALILECNLIKENRPKYNVLLRDDKTYPYIKVTMNETFPRVLKTRKVLKDKAKYFGPYTNISALNETLEVIHQMYPIRVCGKNIEKMIERQERPCLNYHIRKCIGPCTGMVNDETYQQMIHEIILFLGGKEDELIKKIEEKMKRAAEKMDFEGAAHYRDQRQALLDIIERQKVVSVNDIDQDIIAMAKGEQESCVQVFFVRGGKLVQREHYILTTREDEDEKEILSAFIKQFYGETNFIPKEVLVEREVEDQELMAQWLTNKRGNHVKVRAPLRGEKKSMIQLVKRNAALTMGQREETQRKSKEKTEGAMVVLQEALGLADAIHRVEAFDISNTQGMESVGSMVVFEGGKPKNKDYRRFKIKTIQGANDYGSIEEIIYRRYKRGVDETKAMIENTMTVQEGKFSLFPDLIMVDGGLGQVTSVKKGLAALGILIPVCGMVKDERHRTRGLVYEGKEIPIERPSHLLRFITQVQDEVHRFAITYHRSLRTKSILHSVLEDIPGIGEKRRKSLMKHFESIDKMKQATIEELIEVEGLNRKVAENMYHFFRKQ; encoded by the coding sequence ATGTTTGACATAAAGGAACAACTAAAGCTATTACCAGATAAGCCTGGGGTTTATTTAATGAAGAATAAAGCCAATGAGATTATCTATGTAGGAAAGGCCATTTCCTTAAAAAATCGAGTAAGGCAATACTTCCAGTCTTCTAATAACCAGCATCCTAAGGTAAGAGCCATGGTAACTCATATTAATTTTTTCGAATATATTGTAACGGACTCGGAGTTAGAAGCCTTAATATTAGAGTGTAATTTAATTAAAGAAAATCGACCTAAATACAATGTACTGCTTAGAGATGATAAAACATATCCTTATATCAAGGTGACCATGAATGAAACATTTCCAAGGGTATTAAAAACCCGTAAGGTGCTAAAGGATAAAGCAAAATATTTTGGTCCATATACCAATATCAGTGCACTAAATGAAACACTAGAAGTGATCCATCAAATGTATCCCATTAGAGTATGTGGTAAAAACATAGAAAAAATGATTGAAAGACAAGAACGACCGTGTCTAAACTATCATATTCGAAAATGTATCGGCCCTTGTACCGGGATGGTGAATGATGAGACATATCAGCAGATGATTCATGAGATTATTCTCTTTTTAGGTGGTAAAGAAGATGAATTGATTAAAAAGATCGAAGAGAAGATGAAGAGAGCAGCTGAAAAAATGGATTTTGAAGGAGCGGCACACTACAGAGATCAAAGGCAAGCACTTCTAGATATTATAGAAAGACAAAAAGTGGTTTCTGTTAATGACATTGATCAAGATATTATTGCAATGGCAAAGGGAGAACAAGAAAGCTGTGTTCAGGTATTCTTTGTACGTGGGGGGAAATTAGTACAACGTGAGCATTATATACTCACCACTAGGGAAGACGAAGATGAGAAAGAAATCCTCTCGGCATTTATTAAGCAATTTTATGGAGAAACCAATTTCATTCCTAAAGAAGTGCTAGTGGAGCGGGAAGTTGAAGATCAAGAATTGATGGCCCAATGGCTTACCAACAAAAGAGGCAATCATGTCAAGGTTAGAGCGCCACTGAGGGGCGAAAAGAAATCCATGATTCAATTGGTTAAAAGAAATGCTGCCCTTACCATGGGACAACGGGAAGAGACCCAAAGAAAGAGTAAAGAAAAAACAGAGGGTGCCATGGTGGTGCTACAAGAAGCACTGGGTTTAGCGGATGCCATTCACAGGGTAGAAGCCTTTGATATATCCAATACCCAAGGTATGGAATCAGTGGGATCAATGGTGGTTTTTGAAGGGGGGAAACCTAAAAATAAAGATTACAGAAGGTTTAAGATTAAAACAATACAGGGAGCTAATGATTATGGTAGTATAGAGGAGATTATTTATAGACGATATAAAAGAGGCGTCGATGAAACAAAGGCAATGATTGAAAATACAATGACAGTGCAGGAGGGAAAATTTTCGCTTTTTCCAGACTTGATCATGGTAGATGGGGGATTAGGTCAGGTAACTAGTGTGAAAAAAGGATTGGCTGCATTAGGAATTTTAATTCCTGTTTGTGGTATGGTCAAAGATGAACGTCATCGAACCAGAGGATTGGTTTATGAAGGAAAAGAAATACCCATTGAAAGACCTTCCCACCTTTTACGATTTATTACCCAAGTTCAGGATGAGGTCCATCGATTTGCAATCACATATCATCGAAGCTTGAGAACAAAAAGTATACTTCATTCAGTACTAGAGGACATTCCGGGGATAGGAGAAAAAAGAAGAAAATCCCTGATGAAACACTTTGAAAGTATTGATAAAATGAAGCAAGCAACAATTGAGGAACTAATTGAAGTAGAGGGACTCAATCGAAAGGTAGCAGAAAATATGTATCACTTTTTTAGAAAGCAATAA
- a CDS encoding copper amine oxidase N-terminal domain-containing protein: MKKIPTTLLVLYLLFLSSFIVFASTHHQSIQVYFGDFKVQHHKDLLSLEESPFLYEGRLYMPLRALSESLGYDVDWDENTQTAILSKDTAFTQIPETDPLNGEAFVYGEVRHIDYENRSIDIVQHLDHHSREVFEGLLVEEDAIIILQRNDHQWNIAFSDVKVGDVVGMVLTAENLVRGIIVD, from the coding sequence ATGAAAAAAATACCCACAACTTTACTTGTGCTTTATTTACTCTTTTTAAGCAGTTTTATTGTTTTTGCCAGCACTCATCATCAAAGCATACAAGTCTATTTTGGTGACTTTAAGGTACAACATCACAAGGATTTGCTCTCTTTAGAAGAATCACCTTTTCTCTATGAGGGTAGACTCTATATGCCCCTACGGGCTTTAAGCGAATCCCTGGGTTACGATGTTGATTGGGATGAAAATACCCAAACCGCCATTCTATCCAAGGACACAGCCTTCACACAGATTCCAGAGACCGACCCTTTAAATGGAGAGGCCTTTGTCTATGGAGAGGTTCGTCATATCGACTATGAAAATCGTTCCATTGACATTGTACAGCACTTAGATCATCACAGCAGAGAAGTATTTGAGGGTCTTTTAGTAGAGGAAGATGCCATTATCATCCTGCAACGCAATGATCATCAATGGAATATCGCCTTTTCTGATGTCAAGGTAGGAGATGTTGTGGGGATGGTTTTAACTGCAGAGAATCTTGTTCGAGGGATCATTGTTGATTGA
- the uvrA gene encoding excinuclease ABC subunit UvrA encodes MARDKIIIRGAKEHNLKNIDIEIPREKFVVMTGLSGSGKSSLAFDTIYAEGQRRYIESLSSYARQFLGQMEKPDVEYIEGLSPAISIDQKTTSKNPRSTVGTVTEIYDYLRLLFARVGTPHCPVCHVEISQMTVQQIVDKVMELEERTKIQILAPIVRGKKGTHQKTLEQIKKDGFVRVRINGEVREIYEEIELEKNKKHSIEVVVDRILVKPESQQRIADSVETVLKLSEGLVIIDVIDQEELLFSTKFACPEHGIGVEDLSPRMFSFNSPFGACTECNGIGHMKEVDPDLVIPNKKLTLRQGAIAPWWTSGGTNDNTYYFKMIENLAEQYGTNVDTPVDELPQEMVQDILYGSSKKVYFEYDSKYGGVRNYSGIFEGVLTNLTRRYKETNSEYMREKIEEYMAEHSCKSCKGARLKDEVLAVTLGDKNINDVTQLAIKECKAFFDQLQLDERKTFIGKQVLKEIQSRLNFLIDVGLDYLSLSRSSGTLSGGESQRIRLATQIGASLVGVLYILDEPSIGLHQRDNNRLLKTLRNLTDIGNTVIVVEHDEDTMFAADHVIDIGPGAGIHGGEVVAQGDINDIIKEPRSITGQYLSGKKFIEVPRERRTPNGKWVTVKGAKENNLKNINAKFPLGLFTCVTGVSGSGKSTLVNEILYKSVAQELNRAKDKPGAHKSIEGLEYIDKVIEIDQGPIGRTPRSNPATYTGVFDDIRDVFAQTPQSKMRGYLKGRFSFNLKGGRCEACKGDGIIKIEMHFLPDVYVPCEICKGKRYNRETLEVKYKGKTISEVLGMNVEEAVGFFENIPKIHKKLQTLYDVGLSYIKLGQPSTQLSGGEAQRIKLSSELSKRSTGKTLYILDEPTTGLHIADIHRLIGVLQRLAEGGNTILVIEHNLDVIKTADHIIDLGPEGGKGGGEIIAQGTPEEISENAKSYTGHYLKKALSSNH; translated from the coding sequence GTGGCAAGAGATAAAATTATTATAAGAGGTGCAAAGGAACATAATCTAAAAAATATTGATATAGAAATTCCAAGGGAAAAGTTTGTGGTCATGACAGGTTTATCGGGTTCAGGAAAGTCATCCTTAGCCTTCGATACCATTTATGCAGAAGGACAGAGAAGATATATTGAAAGTCTATCCTCCTATGCTAGACAATTTTTAGGACAGATGGAAAAGCCCGATGTCGAGTATATTGAGGGACTTTCTCCAGCGATTTCAATCGACCAAAAGACAACAAGTAAAAACCCTAGATCAACTGTAGGAACCGTAACAGAGATCTACGACTATTTACGACTTCTATTTGCAAGAGTTGGAACGCCCCATTGTCCAGTTTGCCATGTTGAGATTAGTCAGATGACAGTGCAGCAAATTGTTGACAAGGTAATGGAATTAGAGGAAAGAACAAAAATTCAGATTCTTGCTCCTATCGTAAGAGGGAAAAAAGGGACCCATCAGAAAACCCTAGAGCAAATTAAAAAAGATGGATTCGTGAGAGTTCGAATTAATGGTGAAGTACGAGAAATTTATGAAGAGATTGAATTAGAAAAAAATAAGAAACACAGTATTGAGGTTGTGGTAGATAGAATTTTAGTGAAACCTGAATCCCAGCAACGTATTGCAGATTCTGTTGAAACTGTACTGAAACTCAGTGAGGGGCTGGTAATTATCGACGTGATTGATCAAGAGGAGTTACTCTTCTCCACTAAATTTGCTTGTCCAGAGCACGGTATTGGAGTGGAGGATTTATCACCAAGGATGTTTTCCTTTAATAGTCCCTTTGGCGCCTGCACAGAGTGTAATGGAATTGGGCATATGAAGGAAGTTGATCCTGACTTGGTGATTCCCAATAAAAAATTGACCCTCCGCCAAGGGGCCATTGCACCATGGTGGACATCCGGTGGAACAAACGACAACACATATTATTTCAAAATGATTGAAAACCTAGCTGAACAATACGGAACCAATGTGGATACTCCAGTAGATGAACTACCACAAGAAATGGTACAGGATATATTGTATGGCTCTAGCAAAAAGGTATACTTCGAATATGATTCTAAGTATGGAGGCGTGAGAAATTATTCTGGAATATTTGAAGGAGTTCTCACGAATCTAACCAGACGATACAAAGAAACAAACTCTGAGTATATGCGTGAAAAAATAGAAGAATATATGGCAGAGCACTCCTGTAAAAGCTGTAAAGGAGCCAGGTTAAAGGACGAGGTTCTTGCGGTAACCCTAGGCGACAAAAATATTAATGATGTCACACAACTGGCCATAAAGGAATGCAAGGCATTCTTTGATCAGCTTCAACTAGATGAACGAAAGACATTTATAGGCAAGCAAGTATTGAAAGAAATTCAAAGTAGGTTAAACTTTTTAATTGATGTGGGACTAGACTACTTGAGTTTGTCAAGAAGTTCGGGAACATTGTCAGGAGGAGAATCTCAGCGTATTCGCTTGGCCACTCAAATAGGCGCAAGTCTAGTGGGTGTACTATACATTTTAGATGAGCCTAGTATTGGATTACACCAAAGAGATAATAATCGTTTGTTGAAAACATTGAGGAATTTAACTGATATTGGGAATACAGTTATTGTGGTGGAACATGATGAAGATACCATGTTTGCCGCAGATCATGTAATTGATATTGGTCCAGGAGCAGGGATCCATGGTGGTGAAGTAGTTGCGCAGGGTGACATTAATGACATCATAAAGGAGCCACGATCCATTACAGGACAATATTTAAGTGGGAAAAAGTTTATTGAAGTGCCTAGGGAACGCAGAACACCAAATGGCAAGTGGGTTACCGTAAAAGGCGCCAAGGAAAATAATCTAAAAAACATTAATGCCAAGTTTCCATTAGGTCTATTTACTTGTGTGACAGGGGTATCAGGATCGGGAAAAAGTACCCTGGTAAATGAAATTCTTTATAAGAGCGTAGCACAGGAGTTAAATCGAGCTAAGGACAAACCAGGAGCCCATAAGAGTATTGAGGGGCTAGAATATATTGATAAAGTAATTGAAATTGATCAAGGTCCAATTGGAAGAACACCAAGATCAAATCCAGCTACCTATACAGGTGTCTTTGATGACATCAGAGATGTATTTGCCCAAACACCTCAATCAAAAATGAGGGGGTATCTAAAGGGGAGATTTAGCTTTAACTTGAAGGGTGGCCGTTGTGAGGCTTGTAAAGGGGATGGAATCATTAAGATTGAGATGCATTTTCTACCTGACGTGTATGTGCCCTGTGAGATCTGTAAAGGGAAGCGGTACAATCGTGAGACTTTAGAAGTTAAGTATAAAGGTAAGACAATTTCAGAGGTTCTGGGTATGAATGTAGAGGAAGCAGTAGGATTTTTTGAAAACATACCCAAAATTCATAAGAAGTTACAAACCCTATATGATGTAGGATTAAGCTATATTAAGTTAGGCCAACCTTCAACCCAGCTTTCGGGTGGAGAAGCACAACGGATTAAATTATCTTCGGAATTAAGCAAACGAAGCACAGGAAAGACTTTATATATCCTAGATGAGCCCACAACAGGTTTGCATATTGCCGACATTCACCGATTGATTGGTGTGCTTCAACGACTAGCGGAAGGCGGTAACACCATTTTAGTCATTGAGCATAACTTAGATGTCATCAAAACCGCTGACCACATTATAGACTTAGGACCTGAAGGGGGTAAAGGTGGTGGCGAAATCATCGCCCAAGGAACCCCAGAGGAAATCAGCGAAAATGCGAAATCCTATACAGGCCATTATTTAAAGAAGGCCTTATCATCTAACCATTAA
- the uvrB gene encoding excinuclease ABC subunit UvrB: MNGFEIQSDYQPTGDQPKAIEALSQGIKEGLRDQVLLGVTGSGKTFTMANIIQDVQKPTLIIAHNKTLAAQLCSEFKEFFPNNAVEYFVSYYDYYQPEAYVVQSDTYIEKDASINDEIDKLRHSATSALLERRDVIIVASVSCIYGLGDPAEYKKLVVSLRTGMTKDRDQVLRQLVDIQYLRNDINFIRGTFRVRGDIVEIFPASSSENAIRVEFFGDEIDRITEINSLTGEIVGLRNHISIFPASHYATSADKIENAIESIEQELIEQVAFFKQEEKLIEAQRIQQRTMYDIEMLREVGFCQGIENYSRQLTGRKAGSRPFTLIDYFPDDYLIIVDESHATIPQVGGMYAGDRSRKESLINHGFRLPSALDNRPLNFKEFEKLVNQILYVSATPGPYELERNQRIEEQIIRPTGLLDPVVEVRPIEGQIDNLVGEIHKRIEKKQRVLVTTLTKKMSEDLTNYLKEIDIKVRYLHSDILTMERMEIIRDLRLGVFDVLVGINLLREGLDLPEVSLVAILDADKEGFLRSATALIQTTGRAARNVEGRVIMYANRITKSMQKAIDETERRRLIQIEYNDKHQITPKTIVKKVRNVIEATKVAEEKEKYGLNKEIEALTPEEVEELIQRLQIEMMQAADELQFERAAELRDQVKKLKKVYFNEEEV, encoded by the coding sequence ATGAATGGATTTGAAATTCAATCAGACTATCAACCCACGGGAGATCAACCAAAGGCCATTGAAGCATTAAGCCAAGGAATTAAAGAAGGCCTTAGGGATCAAGTACTGCTAGGTGTAACGGGATCAGGAAAAACCTTTACAATGGCCAATATTATCCAAGATGTACAAAAACCAACATTAATTATTGCTCATAATAAAACCCTGGCAGCACAGCTCTGTAGTGAGTTTAAAGAGTTTTTCCCAAATAATGCAGTAGAGTATTTTGTGAGTTATTATGATTATTATCAACCAGAGGCCTATGTCGTTCAAAGTGACACCTATATTGAGAAAGATGCTTCCATTAATGATGAAATAGACAAGCTGAGGCATTCTGCTACTTCAGCCCTTTTAGAACGACGGGATGTCATTATTGTGGCCAGTGTGTCCTGTATATATGGATTAGGAGATCCTGCTGAATATAAGAAATTAGTTGTGTCCTTAAGAACTGGGATGACTAAAGATAGGGACCAGGTGTTACGACAGCTAGTTGATATACAATACTTGCGAAATGATATTAATTTTATTAGGGGAACTTTTCGTGTCAGGGGAGATATCGTAGAAATATTTCCTGCCTCTTCTTCGGAGAATGCAATCCGAGTGGAGTTTTTTGGTGATGAAATTGATAGGATTACAGAAATTAATTCACTAACGGGAGAAATAGTGGGACTCAGAAACCATATATCAATCTTTCCGGCATCTCATTATGCCACCAGTGCAGATAAGATTGAAAATGCCATTGAAAGTATTGAGCAAGAGCTCATAGAGCAGGTAGCCTTTTTTAAACAAGAAGAAAAGTTGATTGAAGCCCAGCGAATTCAACAGCGAACCATGTATGATATTGAGATGCTAAGAGAAGTGGGTTTCTGTCAAGGGATTGAAAACTACTCAAGACAGTTAACCGGTAGAAAAGCAGGGAGTAGGCCCTTTACACTGATCGACTATTTTCCAGATGACTACTTAATTATTGTGGATGAGTCCCATGCCACAATTCCACAGGTAGGGGGAATGTATGCAGGGGACCGCTCACGGAAGGAATCATTGATTAATCATGGATTTAGACTTCCTTCGGCTCTAGACAATAGACCACTGAATTTCAAGGAATTTGAAAAGCTTGTGAATCAAATTCTATATGTCAGTGCCACACCAGGTCCTTACGAATTAGAAAGAAATCAAAGAATTGAAGAGCAAATCATTCGGCCAACAGGTCTTTTAGATCCCGTGGTAGAAGTGAGACCCATAGAGGGGCAAATTGACAATTTAGTAGGAGAAATACACAAACGAATCGAAAAAAAACAGCGGGTATTGGTGACGACATTAACTAAAAAGATGTCTGAGGATTTAACTAACTATTTAAAGGAAATTGATATTAAGGTGAGATACCTACATTCAGATATTCTGACCATGGAAAGAATGGAAATCATTCGAGATTTAAGACTGGGGGTATTTGATGTATTGGTGGGAATCAATCTACTCAGAGAAGGCCTAGATTTACCTGAGGTCTCTTTGGTAGCTATTTTAGATGCCGATAAGGAAGGCTTTCTGCGTTCTGCAACTGCATTGATCCAAACAACGGGACGGGCCGCAAGAAATGTAGAAGGCCGGGTGATTATGTATGCCAATCGGATCACCAAATCCATGCAGAAGGCAATTGATGAAACGGAACGACGTAGATTAATTCAAATAGAATACAATGACAAACATCAAATCACACCAAAGACCATTGTGAAAAAGGTAAGAAATGTAATTGAAGCCACAAAGGTAGCTGAAGAGAAAGAGAAATATGGCTTGAATAAAGAGATAGAAGCATTAACCCCAGAAGAAGTAGAAGAGTTGATTCAAAGACTCCAAATAGAAATGATGCAGGCGGCTGACGAATTACAGTTTGAGCGAGCTGCTGAACTAAGAGATCAAGTGAAAAAATTGAAGAAAGTGTACTTTAACGAAGAAGAGGTGTAG
- a CDS encoding S41 family peptidase, which yields MISKKKALIGVVIIVILTTILNLTLGNMIALKMGQKVVVTRDTYEFYQTIKNEYGKMFALKDFLETNYYREIEPEHLVEGAIKGMFEGIGDPYTNYLSQREFEDLMTRTQGTYGGIGVIVTPGDDGMVTVVSPIEDTPGERAGLRTGDKIMSVNGEPISGDRLDKAVEMMKGEPGTEVRLSIWREGLTEAMDVRIQREEIRLQTVRSEIVEGNIGYVRISMFDEKTANDFKTQVDQLQQENIEGLILDLRNNPGGLLSQCVEIADYLLGEQVIVYTEDRQGNREVERSDRREVALPMVVLVNEGSASASEILAGAIKDGERGTIVGTTTFGKGLVQQVKPLDDGTGFKFTVSEYFTPNGTNIHGTGIEPDVIVERPEGIEGEPVTEADEDPQLEKSIEVIKSKMN from the coding sequence ATGATCAGTAAAAAGAAAGCATTAATTGGCGTAGTAATCATTGTTATCCTGACAACCATTTTGAACCTAACCTTAGGCAATATGATTGCTTTAAAAATGGGGCAGAAGGTGGTGGTGACAAGGGATACATACGAGTTTTATCAAACGATTAAAAATGAATATGGTAAAATGTTCGCATTGAAAGACTTCTTAGAAACCAATTATTATAGAGAAATAGAGCCTGAACATTTAGTAGAAGGGGCTATTAAAGGAATGTTTGAAGGAATTGGAGACCCCTATACTAATTATTTGTCTCAAAGAGAATTTGAGGATTTAATGACTCGAACCCAAGGAACCTATGGTGGAATTGGTGTCATTGTTACCCCCGGTGATGATGGAATGGTCACGGTTGTTTCACCCATCGAAGATACCCCTGGTGAAAGGGCTGGGTTAAGGACAGGAGATAAAATCATGTCTGTTAATGGAGAGCCTATTTCTGGAGACCGCCTGGATAAAGCAGTTGAGATGATGAAGGGAGAGCCCGGAACTGAGGTAAGACTCTCCATATGGCGTGAAGGATTGACGGAGGCCATGGACGTCAGGATCCAAAGAGAAGAGATACGACTACAAACAGTGAGATCTGAAATTGTAGAGGGTAATATTGGATACGTAAGAATTTCCATGTTCGATGAGAAAACAGCCAATGACTTTAAAACCCAAGTAGATCAGCTGCAACAAGAAAATATAGAAGGATTAATCTTGGACTTGAGAAATAATCCCGGTGGTCTACTAAGTCAATGTGTTGAGATTGCAGATTATTTACTGGGTGAACAAGTGATCGTTTATACAGAGGATCGTCAAGGAAATCGAGAGGTGGAGCGATCCGATAGAAGAGAAGTTGCATTACCCATGGTTGTCCTTGTCAATGAAGGAAGTGCCAGTGCTTCGGAGATTTTAGCAGGAGCAATTAAAGATGGTGAGCGTGGTACCATTGTGGGCACAACAACCTTTGGTAAGGGATTAGTCCAACAGGTGAAACCACTTGATGATGGAACAGGATTTAAATTTACTGTATCAGAATACTTTACACCTAATGGTACAAACATTCATGGAACTGGTATTGAACCTGATGTGATTGTTGAGAGACCTGAGGGAATAGAAGGGGAGCCTGTCACGGAAGCAGACGAAGATCCACAGTTGGAAAAATCCATTGAAGTGATTAAAAGTAAGATGAATTAG
- a CDS encoding murein hydrolase activator EnvC family protein → MTKKNQVACGIVVLLLSVTTLPTFANNVNEITDQLGSVRDQTNQTKKAIQENDKEQQGIRAQIEALETEIQKTENEIETLQTNIGQTEGQITKTTEELVEAEGEIQGKNDTLEARIKVMYKSGPIGYAEVLLSSTSVTELLTNLDMVKKIVNHDVDLLKYLQEQKELIEDKKVQLENQRSQLIVLKNDVENRRSTLQVSRGNQQRLQQELAQDRVLLAKEVDALEKQAREYEAEIRKLQSSGEFVGGVMKWPVPGRTRISSAYGNRIHPILRTQRFHSGIDIPAPTGTDIIAAGNGRVILAGDQGGYGRTVMIDHGGSIVTLYAHNSRLVVSVGDQVTTGQVIAKAGSTGMSTGPHLHFEVRENGKYVDPMPYVRGR, encoded by the coding sequence GTGACCAAGAAAAATCAAGTAGCTTGTGGGATTGTGGTATTGTTACTGAGTGTAACAACACTACCTACATTTGCAAACAATGTTAATGAGATAACTGATCAGTTAGGGTCAGTTCGTGATCAAACGAATCAGACAAAAAAAGCAATTCAAGAAAATGACAAAGAACAGCAGGGCATTAGAGCACAAATTGAGGCATTAGAAACGGAAATTCAAAAGACCGAAAATGAAATTGAAACGTTGCAGACGAATATCGGTCAGACGGAAGGTCAAATTACCAAAACAACAGAGGAATTAGTTGAGGCAGAAGGAGAAATTCAAGGCAAGAATGACACATTAGAAGCTCGAATAAAAGTGATGTACAAAAGTGGTCCTATTGGTTATGCTGAAGTATTATTGAGCTCTACAAGTGTGACAGAACTACTGACTAATTTAGATATGGTTAAAAAGATTGTCAATCACGATGTGGATTTATTAAAATATTTACAAGAGCAAAAGGAATTAATTGAAGATAAGAAGGTTCAGCTGGAAAACCAGAGGAGCCAACTAATTGTTTTGAAAAATGATGTTGAAAATCGAAGAAGTACCTTGCAGGTGAGTCGTGGAAATCAACAACGATTACAGCAAGAACTGGCCCAAGATAGGGTGTTACTAGCTAAAGAAGTAGATGCATTAGAAAAACAGGCAAGAGAGTATGAGGCTGAAATTAGAAAGTTACAATCCAGTGGTGAATTCGTTGGAGGTGTTATGAAGTGGCCAGTACCAGGGCGTACGCGGATTTCATCAGCCTATGGTAATCGCATTCACCCAATTTTAAGAACACAACGATTCCATTCTGGGATTGATATTCCTGCTCCCACAGGCACGGATATCATTGCTGCAGGTAATGGAAGGGTTATTTTAGCTGGAGACCAAGGTGGATATGGGAGAACAGTTATGATTGATCATGGTGGTAGTATCGTGACCCTATATGCCCATAACTCTAGACTAGTGGTTTCAGTAGGGGATCAAGTGACGACGGGGCAAGTGATTGCTAAAGCCGGAAGCACAGGTATGTCTACAGGTCCCCATTTACATTTTGAGGTTCGTGAAAATGGGAAATATGTAGATCCAATGCCTTATGTACGAGGAAGATAA